A stretch of the Thiocystis violascens DSM 198 genome encodes the following:
- a CDS encoding AAA family ATPase, translating into MRPAQLLRVLDREFLSTAEGHHTPVMLWGPPGVGKSQIVARIAERHHAPVIDIRLSQMEPSDLRGIPFRDGERVEWAIPAMLPDTQRHGPAGILFLDEITSAPPSVSAAAYQLILDRRLGEYRVPQHWAIFAAGNRQGDRGVTYSMPAPLANRFSHFELDVNLDDWVAWAYANAIDERVIAFLRFRPELLFDFDPAHNPVAFPSPRSWEFAHRGLRKFEDQPDLLQGALQACVGPAAGIELTAFVNSLEQMPDLDAIVRGETVSVPREIDLQYAVAAALVGRAIRAQSDANGPETISHILRYAGRFPQREMGVMLVSDLQRAVGNRLFEVPAFAEWAQIVSDVMLYE; encoded by the coding sequence ATGCGTCCAGCCCAGTTGCTTCGCGTCCTGGATCGCGAATTCTTGAGCACCGCCGAGGGCCATCATACCCCGGTCATGCTGTGGGGACCGCCGGGTGTCGGCAAGTCCCAGATCGTGGCCCGGATCGCCGAGCGTCATCATGCCCCCGTGATCGATATCCGGCTGTCGCAGATGGAACCGAGCGATCTGCGCGGCATTCCCTTCCGCGATGGGGAGCGGGTGGAGTGGGCGATTCCCGCCATGCTTCCGGACACGCAACGCCATGGTCCGGCCGGGATTCTGTTTCTCGACGAAATCACCTCGGCGCCGCCCTCGGTCTCCGCCGCCGCCTATCAGTTGATCCTGGATCGACGCCTTGGCGAGTATCGCGTTCCGCAACATTGGGCCATTTTCGCCGCGGGCAACCGTCAGGGCGACCGTGGCGTGACCTACAGCATGCCGGCGCCGCTGGCCAATCGGTTCTCCCATTTCGAGCTGGACGTCAATCTGGATGACTGGGTTGCCTGGGCCTATGCCAACGCCATCGACGAGCGGGTCATCGCCTTTCTGCGTTTTCGCCCGGAACTTCTGTTCGACTTCGATCCAGCCCACAACCCGGTTGCCTTCCCGTCGCCGCGCTCCTGGGAGTTCGCCCATCGCGGTCTGAGGAAATTCGAGGATCAACCGGATCTGCTGCAGGGCGCACTGCAAGCCTGCGTTGGGCCAGCGGCGGGGATTGAGCTGACGGCCTTCGTCAACAGCCTGGAGCAGATGCCGGATCTGGATGCCATCGTGCGCGGCGAAACCGTGTCGGTGCCGCGCGAGATCGATCTCCAGTACGCCGTCGCCGCCGCGCTGGTCGGGCGGGCGATTCGCGCCCAGTCGGATGCCAATGGCCCTGAAACGATTAGCCATATCCTGCGTTATGCCGGACGCTTTCCCCAGCGCGAAATGGGCGTGATGCTGGTCTCCGATCTGCAGCGCGCGGTCGGCAACCGACTCTTCGAGGTGCCGGCCTTCGCCGAGTGGGCGCAGATTGTCTCGGATGTCATGCTCTACGAATGA
- a CDS encoding vWA domain-containing protein, whose amino-acid sequence MTTIMATHPTTIETKLAAARTRLILDKPFLGALVLRLPLRAANADWCPTTATDARAFYYNPDYIQSLSLDQTQFMLAHEALHCALSHFARRQHRVRHRWDLACDHAINPLLIDDGLTPPSDALSMPRFKGLTAEEIYPLLDEQDDSETLDTHAYDRDNQRGGNQSGMTEPDLDRRERPRTPPDSGGEGEGRTGNVDADDLTGRAADAPNPLTPDERETLAVQWQQRLAGAAQQALQAGKLGGELARLVDHLLQPRLPWRMLLARYLSAVARDDYSYQRPSRRDGDFILPSLRGHQLDLVVAIDTSGSIKDADLDEFIGEIDALKGQVRARVTLLPCDANLCEGAPFRYEPWEEFRRPEKIAGGGGTNFLPVFHWIDQTGTQPDLLVYFTDANGPFPALEPHFPVIWLVKGRAKVPWGQRIQLN is encoded by the coding sequence ATGACCACGATCATGGCCACCCATCCCACGACGATCGAGACCAAACTGGCCGCGGCCCGTACCCGGCTGATCCTGGACAAGCCCTTTCTGGGCGCGTTGGTGCTGCGCCTGCCTCTGCGCGCGGCCAATGCCGACTGGTGCCCGACCACCGCCACCGATGCCCGTGCCTTCTATTACAACCCCGACTATATCCAGTCGTTGAGCCTGGATCAGACCCAGTTCATGCTGGCGCACGAGGCGTTGCATTGCGCGCTCTCGCATTTCGCGCGGCGTCAGCATCGCGTCAGGCATCGCTGGGATCTGGCCTGCGACCATGCGATCAATCCGCTTCTGATCGACGACGGACTCACGCCGCCATCCGATGCACTGTCGATGCCCCGATTCAAGGGGCTGACCGCCGAGGAAATCTATCCGCTGCTCGATGAGCAGGACGATTCGGAAACCCTGGACACCCACGCCTACGACCGGGACAACCAACGTGGCGGCAACCAGTCGGGGATGACCGAGCCGGATCTCGACCGGCGCGAGCGCCCGCGGACTCCGCCGGACAGTGGCGGGGAAGGTGAGGGGAGGACAGGGAATGTCGATGCGGACGACCTGACCGGTCGCGCGGCGGATGCGCCCAATCCGCTGACGCCGGACGAACGGGAAACGCTCGCGGTCCAGTGGCAGCAGCGTCTGGCCGGCGCGGCTCAGCAGGCGCTGCAAGCGGGCAAGCTCGGCGGCGAGCTGGCGCGCCTGGTCGATCATCTGCTCCAGCCCCGACTGCCGTGGCGCATGCTACTGGCGCGCTATCTGTCCGCCGTCGCGCGCGACGATTACAGTTATCAGCGGCCCTCCCGCCGCGATGGCGATTTCATCCTGCCCAGTTTGCGCGGTCATCAACTCGATCTGGTGGTTGCGATCGATACCTCCGGCTCCATCAAGGATGCCGATCTGGACGAATTCATCGGTGAAATCGACGCGCTCAAAGGCCAGGTGCGCGCGCGCGTGACTTTGCTTCCGTGCGATGCCAATCTCTGCGAAGGCGCGCCGTTTCGCTACGAGCCCTGGGAGGAATTTCGCCGCCCGGAGAAGATCGCTGGCGGCGGCGGAACCAACTTTCTGCCGGTGTTTCACTGGATCGACCAAACTGGAACGCAGCCCGATCTGCTGGTCTATTTCACCGATGCCAATGGCCCGTTTCCGGCGCTGGAGCCGCATTTTCCAGTCATCTGGCTCGTAAAGGGGCGCGCCAAGGTGCCTTGGGGCCAGCGAATTCAACTCAATTGA
- a CDS encoding M48 family metalloprotease produces the protein MTSFTFLFRRLLVATGVFALVCVSPASGQSFDLPDLGNSSDAMMSTGAEVRLGRAFMRSVRAALPVLDDPILTDYLESLGNALVAADRHATGDFTFFLIDEPVVNAFAGPGGHIGVYAGLILAAETESELAAVMAHEIAHVTQRHLMRGFEDQQKISIPATALLVAAAILGAQVSSDAGMAAIMSIQAAAIQRQINFTRDNENEADRLGIATLAHAGHDPHAMAGFFGRLARSSRLYENHAPEFLRTHPVNSNRIADALARADEFGARQRPDSLRFQLARANLRERSYARAEQSVAHFRDTLREGRHRNETAERYGYALALERARDVAGAQAETAKLLAAHPSLAEFIVLDARLDLQRGQTERALNHLKQASGLYADSWPLRIAYAEALISSGKPARALDELVAVERLRPGNAMLYDLLEQAAMKAGHKAATHRFRAEKLYAEGDTEPAIRQLEIALRQRDIAYHDAARIQARLDAWKEEERDRKRREKGLFGERDRS, from the coding sequence ATGACCTCGTTCACGTTCCTATTCAGACGACTCCTGGTCGCGACCGGCGTATTCGCCCTGGTCTGCGTCAGCCCGGCATCCGGTCAATCCTTCGATCTCCCCGATCTCGGGAATTCCTCCGACGCCATGATGAGCACGGGCGCCGAGGTGCGTCTTGGCCGGGCCTTCATGCGCAGCGTGCGCGCGGCCTTGCCGGTGCTGGACGATCCGATTCTGACCGATTATCTCGAATCGCTGGGGAACGCGCTGGTCGCTGCGGATCGGCATGCCACTGGCGACTTCACCTTCTTCCTCATCGACGAGCCAGTCGTGAACGCCTTCGCCGGTCCCGGCGGCCATATCGGCGTCTACGCGGGCCTGATCCTGGCCGCCGAAACCGAGAGCGAACTGGCGGCGGTCATGGCCCATGAAATCGCCCATGTCACCCAGCGTCATCTGATGCGCGGCTTCGAGGATCAGCAGAAGATCTCCATTCCGGCCACGGCCCTGTTGGTCGCCGCCGCCATCCTCGGGGCGCAGGTCTCCTCGGATGCCGGGATGGCCGCCATCATGAGCATTCAGGCCGCCGCCATCCAGCGTCAAATCAATTTCACCCGCGACAACGAAAACGAGGCCGACCGTCTCGGCATCGCCACCCTGGCGCACGCGGGTCACGATCCCCACGCCATGGCCGGGTTCTTCGGGCGTCTCGCCAGATCGAGCCGGCTCTACGAGAACCACGCGCCGGAGTTTCTACGCACCCATCCGGTCAACAGCAACCGCATCGCCGACGCGCTCGCGCGCGCCGACGAATTCGGCGCGCGTCAACGCCCGGACAGTCTGCGCTTTCAACTCGCGCGCGCGAATCTGCGCGAACGCTCCTACGCGCGCGCGGAGCAGTCCGTGGCGCACTTTCGCGACACCCTGCGCGAGGGGCGTCATCGCAACGAGACCGCCGAACGCTATGGCTATGCGCTGGCCCTGGAGCGCGCACGCGATGTTGCCGGCGCCCAGGCCGAGACCGCGAAGCTGCTTGCCGCCCACCCCAGTCTGGCCGAGTTCATCGTGCTGGACGCCCGGCTCGATCTGCAACGGGGTCAAACCGAACGCGCGCTCAATCACCTGAAGCAAGCGAGCGGTCTTTACGCCGACAGTTGGCCGCTGCGCATTGCCTATGCCGAGGCACTGATTTCCAGCGGCAAGCCGGCTCGGGCGCTGGACGAACTCGTAGCGGTCGAGCGGCTGCGTCCGGGCAATGCGATGCTCTACGATCTGCTCGAACAGGCCGCGATGAAAGCTGGACACAAGGCCGCGACGCATCGTTTTCGCGCCGAGAAGCTCTATGCCGAGGGCGACACCGAACCGGCGATCCGTCAGCTTGAGATTGCCTTGCGTCAACGCGATATTGCCTATCATGACGCGGCGCGAATCCAGGCCCGGCTCGATGCCTGGAAAGAAGAGGAGCGCGACCGGAAGCGGCGTGAAAAAGGTTTGTTCGGGGAACGCGACAGATCCTGA
- the soxY gene encoding thiosulfate oxidation carrier protein SoxY → MIDATRRTLLKGSLAAGSVGVAVGLLAPRLALADWNEAAFHAKDIPTALTGLMGSDAPETSDRIKIKAPDIAENGAVVPVTVETDLEGVTSIAIIASKNQTPLIASFDFSGSAIPFVSTRIKMAETADVVAVVKVGDKLYQNAKSVKVTIGGCGG, encoded by the coding sequence ATGATCGACGCAACACGCAGAACCCTGCTGAAAGGCTCGCTGGCCGCTGGATCCGTTGGAGTCGCCGTTGGCCTGCTTGCGCCGCGTCTGGCGCTCGCGGACTGGAACGAGGCGGCCTTTCATGCCAAGGATATTCCGACCGCGCTGACCGGCCTGATGGGCAGCGACGCGCCCGAGACCAGCGACCGTATCAAGATCAAGGCGCCGGATATCGCCGAGAACGGCGCCGTGGTGCCGGTGACGGTCGAAACCGATCTGGAGGGCGTGACCTCGATCGCCATCATCGCCTCCAAAAATCAGACCCCACTGATCGCGTCTTTCGATTTCAGCGGATCCGCCATTCCGTTCGTTTCCACCCGCATCAAAATGGCCGAGACCGCCGATGTGGTCGCCGTGGTGAAGGTGGGGGATAAGCTTTATCAGAATGCCAAGAGCGTCAAAGTCACCATTGGCGGTTGCGGCGGCTAG
- the soxZ gene encoding thiosulfate oxidation carrier complex protein SoxZ: MSDIKIRATLSGEETTVKCLMSHPMETGLRKDSKTGELVPAHFIEEVVCKHKDEVVLTANWSGGVSKNPYLSFKFKGGAAGDEITVTWKDNKGETQSASDQIKG, from the coding sequence ATGTCCGACATCAAGATCCGCGCCACGTTGAGCGGCGAAGAAACCACCGTCAAGTGCCTGATGAGCCATCCCATGGAAACCGGACTGCGCAAGGACAGCAAGACCGGCGAACTGGTCCCGGCCCATTTCATCGAGGAAGTCGTCTGCAAACACAAGGATGAAGTTGTTCTGACCGCGAACTGGAGCGGCGGCGTGTCTAAGAACCCCTATCTCTCCTTCAAGTTCAAGGGCGGTGCGGCGGGCGATGAGATCACGGTCACCTGGAAGGACAACAAGGGCGAGACCCAGAGCGCATCCGACCAGATCAAGGGTTAA
- a CDS encoding lysophospholipid acyltransferase family protein — translation MTDKSVKRRRPFGVAVKDAFARGLVRLISRLPLSLIHRLGAVAGYLATLWPNRQRRNALMNIALCLPELSREQQIKLRDRNLSEFGKTYFEIGYLWLRPARQALALVREVRGAELLQREPGKGLIVLSPHLGAWELAGLYLAAQGPTAIFYKPQKYLDDLIRASRGRSGAELAPITAKGIRVLVQALERGDAVGILPDQEPKADKGAVFAPLFGVPAFTMLLVNRLARRTGAPVVFLFAERLEKDGGFRIHCIRAPEGIDSEDDIQAATALNRGIEQCVMTCPEQYLWPYKRFRRRPEGAPKIYTGALDDVHVFRQAERIRPRPS, via the coding sequence GTGACGGACAAATCGGTAAAACGTCGGCGCCCATTCGGGGTCGCGGTCAAGGATGCCTTCGCGCGCGGACTCGTGCGCCTGATCTCGCGCCTGCCGCTCTCCCTGATCCATCGCCTGGGCGCGGTCGCGGGGTATCTGGCAACCTTGTGGCCCAATCGACAGCGCCGCAACGCGCTCATGAACATCGCGCTGTGCCTGCCGGAGTTGAGCCGCGAGCAACAGATCAAGCTGCGCGACCGCAATCTCAGTGAGTTTGGCAAGACCTATTTCGAGATTGGCTATCTCTGGTTGCGTCCCGCCCGACAAGCGCTCGCGCTGGTGCGCGAGGTCCGGGGCGCCGAACTCCTCCAGCGCGAGCCGGGTAAGGGATTGATCGTCCTGTCGCCGCATCTCGGCGCCTGGGAGCTTGCCGGACTCTATCTGGCCGCGCAGGGGCCGACGGCGATCTTCTACAAACCCCAGAAATATCTCGACGACCTGATCCGCGCCTCGCGCGGTCGCAGCGGTGCCGAACTGGCTCCCATCACGGCCAAGGGAATCCGCGTTCTGGTCCAGGCGCTGGAGCGCGGCGACGCCGTGGGGATCCTGCCGGATCAGGAGCCCAAGGCGGATAAGGGGGCGGTCTTCGCGCCCTTGTTCGGGGTTCCGGCCTTCACCATGCTGCTGGTCAACCGACTCGCGCGGCGCACCGGCGCGCCCGTGGTCTTCCTGTTCGCCGAGCGTCTGGAGAAGGACGGCGGATTTCGGATTCACTGCATCCGGGCGCCCGAGGGGATCGACAGTGAGGACGACATCCAGGCCGCGACCGCGCTCAATCGCGGGATCGAACAATGCGTGATGACCTGTCCGGAACAGTATCTGTGGCCCTATAAGCGCTTTCGTCGCCGACCGGAGGGGGCGCCAAAAATCTATACGGGCGCGCTGGACGACGTCCATGTCTTCCGTCAGGCGGAGCGGATTCGACCGCGTCCGTCTTGA
- a CDS encoding rhodanese-like domain-containing protein, with translation MSDDHPKSLTPQEALEMLETHPQVVLVDIRSSMEFLFVGHPKGAVHVAWIDEPDWVVNPHFVTEIRQLLLGGAACETSDSCAPVILICRSGKRSLDAGKALIRDGLKSVYHVDEGFEGDLDEHHHRSSLGGWRFHGLPWEQC, from the coding sequence ATGAGCGACGATCACCCGAAGAGTCTGACGCCCCAAGAGGCGTTGGAGATGCTCGAAACGCACCCCCAGGTCGTCCTAGTCGATATCCGTTCTTCCATGGAGTTTCTATTTGTCGGCCATCCGAAGGGCGCAGTGCATGTCGCCTGGATCGATGAGCCGGACTGGGTCGTCAATCCGCACTTCGTCACCGAGATCCGTCAGCTTCTGCTTGGCGGCGCGGCCTGCGAGACCAGCGATTCCTGCGCGCCCGTCATCCTCATCTGCCGCAGCGGAAAGCGCTCGCTCGATGCCGGAAAGGCGCTCATCCGCGATGGACTGAAGTCGGTCTATCATGTCGACGAGGGGTTCGAGGGCGACTTGGACGAGCACCATCACCGCAGCAGCCTCGGCGGCTGGCGGTTCCATGGCTTGCCCTGGGAGCAATGCTGA
- the iscR gene encoding Fe-S cluster assembly transcriptional regulator IscR has product MRLTTKGRYAVTAMLDLAIHQGKGPITLADIAQRQGISLSYLEQLFAKLRKSALVTSVRGPGGGYNLARSPADIHVAEVIAAVDESVDTTRCGGAHNCQNNGPCLTHGLWHDLSDRIYEHLNKISLQQLVDQRNDLGERPPTTCAAVDVKLGIQRIGARA; this is encoded by the coding sequence GTGAGACTGACGACCAAAGGCCGCTATGCCGTCACCGCCATGCTGGATCTGGCCATCCATCAGGGCAAGGGGCCGATCACGCTGGCCGACATCGCCCAGCGCCAGGGGATTTCACTGTCCTATCTGGAGCAGCTCTTCGCCAAGTTGCGCAAAAGCGCGCTTGTGACCAGCGTGCGCGGTCCGGGTGGTGGCTACAATCTGGCCCGTTCGCCGGCGGACATTCATGTGGCCGAGGTGATTGCCGCGGTGGATGAAAGCGTGGACACCACGCGCTGCGGCGGCGCGCACAATTGTCAGAATAACGGACCCTGTCTGACGCACGGTCTCTGGCACGATCTGAGCGATCGCATTTACGAACATCTGAATAAAATCAGTCTTCAGCAATTGGTGGATCAGCGCAACGATTTGGGCGAACGCCCCCCGACCACCTGTGCCGCGGTCGACGTGAAGCTCGGCATTCAGCGGATTGGCGCGCGCGCCTGA